A part of Methanocorpusculum vombati genomic DNA contains:
- a CDS encoding cache domain-containing protein, translated as MNRRGWLFFTVVILFAVCAAGYGMLVILPASNSVDEPVNVAPELNANLTDFHHSFLSQTTRIRTALLTTADALSGVEQGDPRLDVILRDLYLSVPASAGVCYVQDTGVVGRSAPLASLYSLVSRSELKDINADSFVNRSVLFVGPIYSPAYGEVVCFAAPIYDSANTYKGYACIALWPGELISDTSFPGSRSYNDTTYRPWIVFTDGLVLSSPSTTYVGDNVLDSATIRRGVSESVIRQILDEKEGAIRLSASSGRIAVWTTAEVDGREMRLILSTAELRSDIPLEPVNRYSTDVHNATANLYLYASEHGQEQTLAELANPQGIFASEKLRYFAYDFNGTSLYDGFNPQYAGENMLNFRDSYGLRPVATERFRAWQGGGYTYMYAPVQSGEPGLAVLCILYVLPVDDTWFVVVSQSILDHTVKIDPSKRNVVLSTVHNASSYILIHGKEAAFQEFMNPDSSLLADHRNLFAMNYNGTILMDVLNPEMVGADAFYFTDMHGASTMREIAMLGRAGGGYCYLGVTNSTTQESMICLVYVEPQGDDWCLGSSIMLETIPLDGWQQVEDLMPQVM; from the coding sequence ATGAATCGTCGTGGATGGTTGTTTTTCACTGTGGTTATCCTGTTTGCCGTATGCGCAGCCGGATATGGGATGCTCGTCATCTTGCCGGCCTCAAATAGTGTGGATGAACCGGTGAATGTTGCGCCGGAACTCAATGCAAATCTTACCGATTTTCATCACTCCTTCCTCTCCCAGACAACACGGATACGTACTGCACTGCTCACAACAGCCGATGCTCTTTCCGGAGTTGAACAGGGAGACCCCCGGCTCGATGTGATTCTCCGCGATCTGTATCTCTCTGTCCCGGCTTCAGCAGGTGTCTGTTATGTACAGGATACCGGGGTTGTGGGCCGCAGTGCCCCGCTGGCCAGTTTGTATTCCCTGGTTTCGCGTTCGGAGTTAAAGGATATCAATGCAGATTCCTTTGTGAACCGGTCCGTTTTATTTGTCGGCCCGATTTACTCCCCTGCCTACGGTGAAGTGGTCTGCTTTGCGGCACCGATCTATGATTCTGCCAATACGTATAAGGGGTATGCCTGTATTGCCCTGTGGCCGGGAGAGCTGATCAGCGACACCTCGTTCCCCGGTTCCCGGAGTTACAATGATACCACCTACCGTCCGTGGATTGTCTTTACGGACGGACTGGTTCTCTCGTCACCCAGTACTACCTATGTCGGGGACAATGTTCTGGACTCCGCAACCATCCGTCGCGGCGTATCGGAATCGGTGATCCGGCAGATTCTTGATGAAAAGGAAGGTGCTATCCGTCTCTCTGCATCCTCCGGGCGCATTGCCGTATGGACAACTGCGGAGGTAGACGGCAGAGAAATGCGTCTCATCCTGAGTACTGCGGAGCTGCGCTCGGATATTCCGCTTGAGCCGGTAAACCGGTATTCCACGGACGTCCATAACGCGACGGCGAATCTCTATCTCTATGCATCCGAACACGGACAGGAACAGACACTCGCCGAACTTGCAAATCCGCAGGGGATATTTGCCAGTGAGAAACTGCGGTACTTTGCCTACGATTTCAACGGCACTTCCCTTTACGACGGATTTAACCCGCAGTATGCCGGGGAAAATATGCTGAACTTCCGTGACTCCTATGGTCTTCGTCCGGTTGCAACCGAGCGGTTCCGGGCCTGGCAGGGCGGCGGGTACACGTACATGTATGCTCCGGTTCAGTCCGGAGAACCGGGTCTGGCAGTGTTATGCATTCTTTATGTCTTGCCAGTTGATGATACATGGTTCGTTGTGGTAAGTCAGTCGATTCTGGATCATACTGTGAAGATTGATCCGTCCAAACGTAATGTGGTGCTCAGTACAGTACATAATGCATCCAGTTATATTCTGATCCATGGGAAAGAGGCTGCATTTCAGGAATTTATGAATCCTGATTCATCATTGCTGGCGGATCACAGAAATCTGTTTGCGATGAACTACAACGGCACTATTCTGATGGACGTTCTGAATCCGGAGATGGTTGGTGCAGATGCGTTCTACTTTACGGATATGCACGGGGCATCCACCATGCGGGAGATCGCGATGCTGGGCCGCGCCGGCGGAGGATACTGTTATCTCGGGGTTACGAATTCCACGACGCAGGAGAGTATGATCTGTCTGGTATATGTTGAGCCGCAGGGTGATGACTGGTGTCTTGGCAGTTCGATTATGCTGGAGACCATCCCGCTGGACGGGTGGCAGCAGGTCGAAGACCTGATGCCCCAGGTAATGTGA
- a CDS encoding cache domain-containing protein, with protein MISERTSNYTMAARHYSIPLAALLLLVIVCIGTVLLMHLSYPGPRYIDAPLEMQESSQEFASDVQAHTSNIESVLKNLSGDLTGLTPDDPRAGDLIRTYYDQYPDAAGIVWVDANGSVCREPVYSMSVLLAAPEIAALNESSFAEHDVLMIGPLVSQTYGMVLCFAVPVYAEDKTYNGFVCIAHLPALLLNETPGTPYFKETDYELWVINDDGTYLYHPDAGLIGQNIYTDPMFVSEPSVLTGVRAVVEKPSGAMNYTGYDLSCTEVVEKTGVWTTVSFGGQDIRLVLDDYSYDVSQILFPDTIVTPDNLKSIAESMLVYAFENGRELTLNAMNNPSGPFATPGYDVFAFSMNGTLLSMPSQTYGVGMDRTNYRDAYSMLSVTSMINRCMQGGGYVHYYLKYPYTDEQARLGLAYVMPVDENWFIGVDGPVQDHSVTYDMTKRTEVVHTVQAAQEYVLAFGREAALAKMMDATDPLVKEDTHLFALDYNGTLLADETNRSNVGKDVFYHTDSYGNSPIREVVMVARTGGGYLYIESENPVTHQHMLYLTYVEPVNDTWCIASAISLDAYDVSAGSAS; from the coding sequence ATGATTTCTGAACGCACAAGTAACTATACTATGGCTGCCCGACATTATTCCATTCCCCTGGCGGCATTGCTCCTTCTGGTCATTGTGTGTATCGGTACTGTTCTTCTGATGCACCTGTCGTACCCCGGGCCGCGGTATATTGATGCTCCGCTGGAGATGCAGGAATCTTCCCAGGAGTTTGCCTCGGATGTGCAGGCGCACACTTCAAATATTGAATCCGTTCTGAAAAATCTCTCCGGAGACCTTACCGGTCTTACTCCTGACGATCCCCGGGCAGGTGATCTGATCCGCACCTATTATGATCAGTATCCGGATGCTGCGGGAATTGTCTGGGTTGATGCAAATGGTTCTGTCTGCCGTGAACCTGTCTATTCCATGTCAGTACTTCTGGCCGCCCCGGAGATTGCTGCTCTCAATGAATCCTCGTTTGCGGAACACGATGTTCTGATGATAGGTCCCCTTGTTTCCCAAACCTACGGTATGGTGCTGTGCTTTGCAGTTCCGGTCTATGCGGAGGACAAAACCTACAACGGATTTGTCTGCATAGCACACCTCCCGGCTCTTCTGCTGAACGAGACGCCCGGCACCCCGTACTTCAAAGAAACGGACTATGAACTGTGGGTCATCAATGACGACGGCACGTACCTGTACCACCCGGATGCCGGTCTGATCGGTCAGAATATCTATACTGACCCGATGTTCGTGAGTGAGCCTTCTGTTCTCACCGGAGTGCGGGCGGTGGTGGAGAAACCGTCCGGCGCCATGAACTATACCGGGTATGATCTGAGCTGTACTGAAGTTGTGGAAAAGACAGGGGTATGGACAACTGTCTCCTTTGGTGGTCAGGATATACGGCTGGTTCTGGATGACTACTCATATGACGTATCGCAGATTTTATTCCCGGATACCATTGTAACTCCGGACAATTTGAAATCCATTGCCGAGTCAATGCTGGTGTACGCATTTGAAAACGGCAGGGAACTGACACTTAATGCGATGAACAATCCTTCCGGGCCGTTTGCGACACCCGGATATGATGTCTTTGCATTTTCCATGAACGGAACACTCTTGTCCATGCCTTCCCAGACATACGGCGTAGGAATGGACCGGACAAACTACCGCGATGCGTACAGTATGCTGAGTGTCACCAGTATGATCAACCGGTGCATGCAGGGTGGCGGGTACGTTCATTACTATCTGAAGTATCCCTACACCGATGAACAGGCACGTCTGGGTCTTGCCTATGTCATGCCGGTTGATGAAAACTGGTTTATCGGTGTTGACGGTCCTGTTCAGGATCATTCAGTTACCTATGACATGACCAAGCGCACGGAAGTTGTCCATACGGTTCAGGCTGCTCAGGAGTACGTTCTTGCCTTTGGCAGGGAGGCAGCTCTTGCCAAAATGATGGACGCAACGGATCCTCTGGTGAAAGAAGATACACATTTGTTTGCCCTGGATTATAACGGCACACTCCTCGCTGATGAAACGAACCGCAGCAATGTCGGAAAGGATGTGTTTTACCACACCGACTCCTATGGAAACTCTCCCATTCGTGAGGTTGTGATGGTTGCGCGTACCGGAGGCGGCTATCTCTACATTGAATCTGAAAATCCCGTAACACATCAGCATATGCTGTACCTTACGTACGTGGAGCCGGTGAATGATACGTGGTGTATTGCCAGTGCCATTTCATTGGATGCGTATGACGTTTCCGCCGGGAGTGCATCATGA
- a CDS encoding cache domain-containing protein, giving the protein MYLFPVSNAPPEVMAALDHFSESVFARCNELDVELTGAAADLSGISSTDISGISAVLMKIYSNHPYAVGISRVGPNGEEYASLPLYSLTGMEMSSSFWEFNETSFAKNNATILMEPLYSTTYGEILHFRHPVYTPEGEYDGWIGASFIMTYIVDTSEDYFSYGHANNYFPALYDAEGNILYYPTQEIIGDNIRTLSREDSEVLLHTDAIFTQPDGMMKYLFTPFNPGPLVEYTTVWKTITVCGRDLKPNIIVYEVEDWNQNFSEDLAIDDLSNLVFQMYQYGKANGIEATTAEIQNPRGKFAVDPNIILFAYDMNATNLAHSLTPDRIGKNQMNAGDAYGLRYISRMVDLCEQGGGFVHYYKPVGEPSGSVSVLMISYVLPVNREWFVGAAYPIMFASPDPKKRDKLNTLVVAAQQYVRDQGKDAALSEFTASNSSFQLKDISLMAMDYNGNVLSAPVQLNVTGTNAFGFTNAHGVSSMRELVILAKQGGNYLLMDTANQNGMNTMYLFYVEPVNNEWCLISWTELNTFVEGR; this is encoded by the coding sequence TTGTATCTCTTTCCGGTATCCAATGCCCCGCCCGAAGTAATGGCGGCACTGGATCACTTCTCGGAATCCGTTTTTGCCCGGTGCAATGAGCTTGATGTTGAGCTTACCGGAGCTGCTGCAGATCTGAGCGGGATATCAAGTACCGATATCTCAGGTATTTCAGCAGTTCTCATGAAGATATACAGCAACCATCCTTATGCTGTTGGCATCTCACGTGTCGGACCAAACGGTGAAGAGTATGCATCGCTTCCGTTGTATAGTCTGACCGGTATGGAAATGTCATCTTCCTTCTGGGAGTTTAATGAAACTTCCTTTGCCAAAAATAATGCAACCATTCTGATGGAGCCGCTGTACTCCACCACCTACGGGGAGATACTCCATTTCCGTCATCCGGTTTACACTCCGGAGGGTGAGTATGACGGCTGGATTGGTGCTTCGTTTATCATGACCTACATCGTTGACACGAGTGAGGACTACTTCTCTTACGGGCACGCCAACAATTATTTCCCGGCGCTCTATGATGCCGAGGGTAATATTCTGTATTACCCGACCCAGGAGATCATTGGTGACAACATCCGTACCCTTTCCCGTGAAGACAGCGAAGTCCTGCTGCATACTGATGCAATCTTCACGCAGCCGGACGGCATGATGAAATATCTGTTCACCCCGTTCAACCCGGGTCCGCTGGTTGAGTACACGACGGTGTGGAAGACGATCACCGTCTGCGGCCGGGACCTCAAACCGAATATCATCGTGTATGAGGTAGAGGACTGGAATCAGAACTTCTCCGAGGATCTGGCGATTGATGATTTATCGAATCTGGTGTTCCAGATGTATCAGTACGGAAAGGCCAACGGAATTGAAGCAACAACTGCTGAGATTCAGAATCCGCGCGGTAAGTTTGCGGTTGATCCCAATATTATCCTCTTTGCGTATGACATGAATGCAACAAACCTTGCACATTCGCTGACGCCGGATCGCATCGGGAAAAACCAGATGAACGCAGGAGATGCCTATGGTCTCCGTTATATCAGCAGAATGGTTGACCTGTGCGAACAGGGCGGCGGCTTTGTCCACTACTACAAACCTGTGGGCGAACCGAGCGGGAGTGTATCGGTTCTGATGATCTCCTATGTCCTGCCGGTGAACAGGGAATGGTTTGTGGGTGCTGCCTATCCGATCATGTTTGCCTCACCGGATCCCAAAAAGCGTGACAAACTGAATACTCTGGTCGTGGCTGCCCAGCAGTATGTTCGTGACCAGGGAAAGGATGCAGCACTGTCCGAGTTCACCGCTTCCAACAGTTCATTCCAGTTAAAGGATATTTCCCTTATGGCAATGGACTATAACGGGAATGTTCTTTCCGCTCCCGTACAACTGAATGTGACCGGTACGAATGCTTTCGGCTTTACCAATGCACACGGAGTTTCCAGTATGCGGGAACTGGTAATTCTCGCCAAACAGGGCGGCAATTATCTGTTAATGGATACTGCAAATCAAAATGGTATGAATACGATGTATCTGTTCTATGTAGAACCAGTAAATAACGAATGGTGTCTTATCAGCTGGACTGAATTGAATACGTTTGTTGAAGGGAGGTAA
- a CDS encoding ribonuclease P protein component 4 yields the protein MAQHRKGPTAKEIALERIAILFDQAYQNRADPVLADRYVAPAREIAMRRRLRMPREYRRFFCPVCHTCFVPGEKTTACAFSTGRSSPHAGSAVQ from the coding sequence ATGGCGCAGCACAGAAAGGGTCCGACGGCAAAAGAGATCGCGCTTGAGCGAATTGCCATTCTTTTTGATCAGGCGTATCAGAACCGGGCGGATCCGGTCCTTGCCGACCGGTATGTGGCGCCCGCCCGCGAGATTGCGATGCGCAGGCGGCTGCGGATGCCAAGGGAATACCGCAGGTTTTTCTGTCCGGTCTGCCACACCTGCTTTGTTCCGGGGGAAAAAACCACCGCGTGCGCATTCAGCACGGGAAGGTCATCTCCACATGCAGGATCTGCGGTGCAGTGA
- a CDS encoding cache domain-containing protein has product MNKYFSGAVILVVISTLLAGCVQLESNPNVSTYSPESEAPSEVIAELDRLSQTICERYDAVDLDLTRAALNMSGIPKNDTRTLNNILLELYSTYPSSYGICRVGPSGDEYVSIPYFCLNGFAEDSEFWNFDQKSFAENNTTIMLHPVHSATYGYLLHFRHPVYTPEGEYDGYVGISFLPIYLYDSPMHFLLHFENSSWYSALYEPNGLILYQPNTEVIGTNLLDLAGTKGSGIPKEMAYIMQRPSGMLEHLDYALSYSSPENHTIVWREVSIGGKNLRAALASYTPQSVPEYSGNFADFDSSVLSSLVSQMYSYARANGVDKTVAVLNDPNGQFAVDDNITLFAYNENGITLAHSQNPNAVGRSMLNARGSYNLRYINAMIDRASQGGGFIHHYVAAGDLDNGLSIFTIAYLLPIDSENTWFVGASRPIGLVQPDIVTRDQLKSDVIAFHQAIQTYGKDAVLAKLLDPEVTSQMTHSPILAVDYDGNILAVPADTSQIGRNIFGSTDPHGASSMRHMVILAKQGGGYILIETMGPDGVHVMNLVYVEPVDDTWCIASWAALDSYFSYGGDEA; this is encoded by the coding sequence ATGAATAAGTATTTCTCTGGAGCAGTTATTCTCGTTGTGATAAGTACTCTTCTGGCCGGATGTGTCCAGTTGGAGTCAAATCCAAATGTCTCTACCTACTCTCCTGAATCTGAAGCCCCGTCTGAGGTGATTGCAGAACTGGACAGGCTCTCACAGACGATCTGTGAGCGGTATGATGCAGTGGATTTGGATCTTACCCGGGCTGCACTGAATATGTCCGGAATTCCGAAAAATGATACGCGTACGCTCAACAACATACTGTTGGAACTCTACAGCACCTATCCAAGCAGTTATGGAATTTGTCGTGTCGGTCCTTCCGGAGATGAGTATGTATCAATTCCGTATTTCTGTCTGAATGGGTTTGCCGAAGACAGTGAGTTCTGGAACTTTGATCAGAAATCCTTCGCTGAAAACAACACTACCATAATGCTGCATCCCGTGCATTCCGCGACCTACGGCTATCTCCTGCATTTCCGCCACCCGGTGTACACACCGGAGGGTGAATATGACGGTTATGTCGGTATCTCATTTTTGCCGATCTATCTGTATGACAGTCCGATGCACTTTTTACTGCATTTTGAGAATTCCAGCTGGTACTCTGCACTATACGAACCTAACGGTCTGATTTTGTACCAGCCGAACACCGAGGTTATCGGAACAAATCTGCTGGATTTGGCCGGGACAAAGGGTAGCGGGATTCCCAAAGAGATGGCATATATAATGCAGAGACCTTCCGGCATGCTGGAACATCTGGATTATGCACTAAGTTATAGTTCACCAGAAAACCATACCATCGTTTGGCGCGAAGTATCTATCGGCGGGAAAAATCTGCGGGCGGCACTTGCCAGTTACACCCCCCAGTCGGTTCCGGAGTACTCTGGTAATTTTGCTGACTTTGACAGCAGTGTTCTCTCCTCTCTCGTGTCCCAGATGTATTCGTATGCACGAGCGAACGGTGTTGACAAAACTGTTGCCGTGTTAAATGATCCGAACGGGCAGTTTGCGGTGGATGACAACATTACTCTGTTTGCGTATAATGAAAACGGAATAACGCTTGCACATTCTCAAAATCCCAATGCAGTGGGAAGAAGCATGCTGAATGCGCGGGGCAGCTATAATCTCCGCTACATCAATGCAATGATCGACCGGGCGTCCCAAGGCGGAGGATTTATCCATCACTATGTCGCAGCCGGCGATCTGGACAACGGCCTGTCAATATTCACGATTGCCTATCTTCTTCCGATAGACAGTGAGAATACCTGGTTCGTTGGAGCATCCCGCCCGATCGGACTTGTCCAGCCCGATATTGTCACGCGTGATCAGTTGAAATCAGATGTAATTGCCTTCCATCAGGCCATTCAGACGTATGGAAAGGATGCTGTGCTTGCAAAACTTCTTGATCCGGAAGTTACCTCACAGATGACGCACTCGCCCATCCTCGCAGTTGATTATGACGGAAATATTCTTGCAGTTCCGGCAGACACCAGTCAGATCGGAAGAAATATTTTCGGATCTACGGATCCGCATGGAGCATCCAGTATGCGTCATATGGTTATCCTTGCCAAACAGGGCGGCGGGTATATCCTGATTGAAACCATGGGGCCGGATGGGGTTCATGTAATGAATCTTGTCTATGTAGAACCGGTTGATGATACATGGTGTATTGCAAGCTGGGCTGCACTTGATTCGTACTTTAGTTATGGCGGTGATGAAGCCTAA
- a CDS encoding ribonuclease P protein component 4, which translates to MAQHKKGPAPRTIALERIEILFDQAYRNRSDPALADRYVALAREIAMRHRMRMPRKFRRAFCPVCHVYIVPGDNFRVRIQHGKVISTCRICGTVIRYPLH; encoded by the coding sequence ATGGCTCAGCACAAAAAAGGTCCGGCACCCAGAACGATTGCTCTTGAACGAATTGAGATCCTCTTCGATCAGGCATACAGAAATCGTTCGGATCCGGCTCTTGCCGATCGGTATGTGGCGCTCGCACGTGAGATCGCTATGCGCCACCGGATGCGGATGCCCAGAAAATTCCGGCGTGCTTTCTGTCCTGTATGTCATGTATATATTGTTCCAGGAGATAATTTCCGCGTCCGTATTCAACACGGAAAGGTCATCTCCACCTGCAGAATTTGCGGCACAGTGATCCGCTATCCTCTTCACTAA
- the purN gene encoding phosphoribosylglycinamide formyltransferase: MKRIAVLASGRGSNFQAILDALARGEINGQCVALITDNKDAYAIERAKAAGVPAVVVNYRDYPTKAAFEADLLAAMHAAGADLFVCAGYMRIIGTEIIRAFAGKMINIHPALLPAFPGLHGQRQALEYGVKIAGCTVHFVDEGLDSGPIILQKAVPVLDDDDEEALDERILAQEHIAFPEAVALFCADRLVVSGRHVKILPEMR; the protein is encoded by the coding sequence ATGAAGCGGATTGCGGTACTTGCTTCGGGGCGCGGCTCAAACTTTCAGGCGATACTTGATGCCCTTGCCCGGGGAGAGATTAATGGACAGTGTGTTGCTCTCATTACGGACAACAAGGATGCCTATGCGATTGAACGGGCAAAGGCTGCCGGTGTTCCGGCAGTTGTGGTCAACTACCGTGACTATCCGACCAAAGCGGCCTTTGAAGCAGACCTGCTTGCAGCAATGCATGCGGCAGGCGCGGATCTGTTTGTCTGTGCAGGATATATGCGTATCATTGGAACCGAAATTATCCGGGCGTTTGCCGGAAAAATGATCAACATCCACCCCGCACTGCTGCCGGCGTTCCCCGGTCTGCACGGTCAGCGGCAGGCTCTTGAGTACGGGGTCAAGATTGCAGGATGCACTGTACACTTTGTGGACGAAGGGCTGGACTCCGGACCGATCATCCTGCAGAAGGCGGTTCCGGTTCTGGACGATGATGATGAGGAAGCGCTTGATGAGCGGATTCTTGCCCAGGAACACATTGCGTTCCCTGAAGCGGTTGCCCTGTTCTGTGCCGACCGGCTGGTGGTATCCGGCCGTCATGTGAAGATTCTGCCGGAGATGCGGTAA
- a CDS encoding EamA family transporter codes for MNGRWLLFPLLVFLGGCCYGPSSPTIKIAYEAGFSANDVVMSQYFYGWLILLVLVGAGFLKGSLHRPVSCAPWTVKRVLRLFATGAAIALVSVCYCFSLQSVPASVSVILLFQFTWIGVIIQALAERRMPSRRTIAAVVILIAGTVLAAGLVGSSVLLTAEGVTFGMLSALFYALYMFLLGHTEPEMHPLTRSFVIMSCSLALLLCILSPAYIVSGTAFSGIWVYGTILGLFGCALPMFLFSIGTPRISTGAATILSSSELPASIICAVIILSEAVSWVQWVGIALIFFGIAYPYLGTGEMSGRTSVVSEK; via the coding sequence ATGAACGGCCGCTGGCTTCTGTTTCCCCTGCTGGTTTTTCTTGGCGGATGCTGTTACGGTCCGTCATCCCCAACGATTAAGATTGCCTATGAAGCAGGGTTTTCGGCAAATGATGTGGTGATGAGTCAGTACTTTTACGGGTGGCTGATTCTGCTGGTTCTGGTCGGGGCAGGTTTTCTCAAAGGTTCTCTGCACCGGCCGGTATCCTGTGCACCGTGGACGGTAAAACGGGTGCTGCGGCTGTTTGCAACCGGGGCCGCGATTGCGCTGGTGAGCGTCTGCTACTGTTTTTCCCTGCAGAGTGTTCCTGCCTCGGTCTCGGTTATTCTGCTGTTCCAGTTTACGTGGATTGGTGTGATCATTCAGGCTCTGGCGGAACGGCGTATGCCGTCGCGGCGGACGATTGCAGCGGTTGTGATTCTGATCGCAGGCACTGTTCTTGCCGCCGGTCTTGTCGGCAGCAGTGTCCTGCTGACCGCAGAAGGTGTGACATTCGGCATGCTGTCTGCTTTGTTCTACGCGCTGTATATGTTCCTGCTCGGCCATACGGAACCGGAGATGCATCCGCTTACCCGGAGTTTTGTGATCATGTCCTGCTCACTTGCCCTGCTGCTGTGCATTCTGTCGCCTGCGTATATTGTGAGCGGCACGGCGTTCTCCGGTATCTGGGTATATGGTACTATTCTTGGTCTGTTCGGCTGTGCTCTTCCGATGTTTCTGTTTTCGATCGGAACGCCGCGTATTTCAACCGGGGCTGCGACGATTCTCAGCTCATCGGAACTTCCCGCTTCGATCATCTGTGCGGTGATTATTCTTTCCGAGGCGGTGTCCTGGGTACAGTGGGTTGGGATTGCCCTGATCTTCTTTGGTATTGCCTATCCGTATCTTGGAACCGGGGAAATGTCCGGCAGGACATCTGTGGTGTCGGAAAAGTAG
- a CDS encoding site-2 protease family protein: protein MEFGWVVPVIICVLVYAGVCWAIKKHNFHPEIFAFMGPCLMIRTSRTGIFDVLARFRRTFLVYGTLGVVVVAVCGVLMTAMIILTAYLTMLIQPDPSPIIQPQNLLLIPGVNDFVPSTFAVWFALVFAVVIHEFGHGLLSRVENIRVKYTGILALVIPIGAFVEPDEEEIEKSPLATKLRMFAAGITNNMVVGAVCIVILALLLGMIVPGTAPFVQGIYADYPADLAGMQPGTVILAIDGVPVANTTDISVILAGTTPGQTVQVLGEYKGSQQMYDITLTSVPPEISNATSGFMGVVYGQPQAIVDTLHAWTHPTTPGGVLVSALNFLVLPFSSITGGSSFSILVTDTPDPAFLSAPFEGFWEVVHVLYWCAWVNILLGTFNALPLGPLDGGQMLREGVKSFLAKRGREKYAQPLCSMITNLLIVVIIIPIIMPYFFR, encoded by the coding sequence ATGGAGTTCGGATGGGTAGTCCCGGTGATCATCTGTGTACTTGTGTACGCGGGTGTATGCTGGGCAATTAAAAAACACAACTTCCATCCCGAGATCTTTGCTTTTATGGGGCCGTGTCTGATGATCCGAACGTCCCGGACCGGCATCTTTGATGTACTGGCACGTTTCCGCAGAACCTTTCTGGTGTACGGAACACTGGGGGTTGTGGTCGTTGCGGTCTGCGGCGTTCTGATGACGGCAATGATTATTCTTACCGCGTACCTGACGATGCTGATCCAGCCCGATCCGTCGCCGATAATTCAGCCGCAGAATCTGCTTCTGATTCCGGGTGTGAATGACTTTGTTCCCTCCACCTTTGCGGTCTGGTTTGCACTGGTCTTCGCGGTGGTCATTCATGAGTTCGGGCACGGACTTCTTTCCCGGGTGGAAAATATCCGCGTGAAGTACACCGGAATCCTTGCACTGGTTATCCCTATCGGTGCATTCGTCGAACCGGATGAAGAGGAGATCGAAAAGTCACCGCTTGCAACAAAGCTCCGCATGTTTGCTGCGGGCATCACCAACAACATGGTGGTGGGGGCGGTGTGTATCGTGATTCTCGCGCTGCTTCTGGGTATGATTGTGCCCGGAACTGCACCGTTTGTGCAGGGTATTTACGCCGACTATCCGGCAGACCTTGCAGGTATGCAGCCCGGAACCGTGATTCTTGCAATTGACGGAGTCCCGGTTGCAAATACGACAGATATCTCTGTGATTCTTGCGGGAACCACGCCGGGCCAGACGGTTCAGGTACTCGGTGAGTACAAAGGTTCGCAGCAGATGTATGACATTACCCTCACTTCCGTTCCCCCCGAAATCAGTAATGCAACTTCGGGATTCATGGGTGTTGTGTACGGACAGCCGCAGGCGATCGTAGATACCCTGCATGCATGGACACATCCGACGACGCCCGGGGGTGTGCTGGTCTCTGCACTGAATTTCCTTGTGCTTCCGTTCTCGTCCATCACCGGCGGCAGTTCCTTTAGCATTCTGGTAACGGATACGCCGGACCCGGCGTTCCTGTCCGCACCGTTTGAGGGATTCTGGGAAGTTGTTCACGTTCTCTACTGGTGTGCCTGGGTAAACATCCTGCTGGGTACGTTTAACGCCCTGCCGCTCGGGCCGCTGGACGGCGGTCAGATGCTGCGCGAAGGTGTGAAGAGTTTCCTTGCCAAACGCGGCCGGGAAAAGTATGCCCAGCCTCTGTGCAGCATGATTACCAATCTGCTGATTGTCGTGATCATCATTCCCATTATCATGCCGTACTTTTTCCGCTGA